The segment TCCGTCCATAATTCATGAAGATTTGCTTCGCTACCCACAACGAAAATAAACTCAGAGAAGTCAGACAGATATTGGGAGATCAGTATGAGGTCGTAGGTCTCAACGATATCGGATGTCTGGAGGAAATTCCAGAAGACGGTTTGACTTTGGACGAAAACTCAAAAATCAAAGCGGATTTTGTTGCCAATAATTACCATATTTCATGTTTTGCGGATGATACAGGCTTGGAGGTAGATGCTTTGAATGGAGAGCCTGGAGTTTATTCAGCTCGTTATGCGGGAGACCAAAAAGACAATCAGGACAATATTGCCTTACTCTTGGAGAAAATGGAGGGTAAAACGAACAGAAAGGCTCGTTTTAGAACTGTAATTACATTGATTTTGGAGGGTGCTGTGCATCAATTTGAGGGAGAGGTAAAGGGACAAATTATTGCTGACTTGAAAGGCTCTGAAGGTTTTGGATACGACCCGGTCTTTGTGCCAGAGGGTTATGAGGAGACCTTTGCAGAGATGGATGCCGCACTAAAAAACAGTATTTCTCACCGTGGACGAGCCGTAGCGGCATTGGTGGCTTTCCTACAAGCCAGCAATTAATATTCTGTCTTATCTTCTTTATTAGTCCAAGTTTGGAAAATGGATAGTGCCTGATCTTGCATGTGCTGCGTACTGGGTATTTTCCTTTCTGCTGGGGCAATATCTAACTCGTCGTAAATGAACTGGTCATCAAATCCAGCATTGGCAGCATCTTGCTTAGAACAACCATAGTAGATCGCTTTGGGTCTCGCCCAATAGATTGCACCTAGGCACATAGGGCAAGGTTCACAACTCGTATAGATTTCACAGTCGCTAAGTTGAAAAGCTTGCAGATGGTTGCAGGCATCTCTGATGGCATTGACCTCAGCGTGAGCAGTGGGATCAAAAGAGGAGGTGACGGTGTTATGTCCTCGACCGACAATGCGTCCATTTCTTACGATCACAGCAGCAAAGGGACCACCATTGTTTTGAATCGATTCGAGCGCTAAATCAATCGCCATTTGCATGTGTTTTGGATCAAAAGCCATGATGCTAATTTAGGGTCTTTACGCTGAACACAAACTGCTGAGTGTAAAACGAATTGTTTTTTATACTTAATTAGCGATGGCTAGACCTTGTTCATTCATAATCCTGAGGCGGTAAGCGTTCATCGCTGTTTTGCCGAGTCGGTAGGTGAGTTTGTGGTTGATGCATGCACCTACGACTGCACCGATACCAGGGATGAGTTGAAATATTTTGATCAGATCTACATCATCTCTGTACTCCATTTGAAATTTTTTCCAATCAAATGAGTGTATGTCATTTGGTAGGCTAGCAGATTGCTCATCCCAATGTTCTATCACATGATAAATTTTTGC is part of the Reichenbachiella agarivorans genome and harbors:
- a CDS encoding non-canonical purine NTP diphosphatase — protein: MKICFATHNENKLREVRQILGDQYEVVGLNDIGCLEEIPEDGLTLDENSKIKADFVANNYHISCFADDTGLEVDALNGEPGVYSARYAGDQKDNQDNIALLLEKMEGKTNRKARFRTVITLILEGAVHQFEGEVKGQIIADLKGSEGFGYDPVFVPEGYEETFAEMDAALKNSISHRGRAVAALVAFLQASN
- a CDS encoding nucleoside deaminase, with the protein product MAFDPKHMQMAIDLALESIQNNGGPFAAVIVRNGRIVGRGHNTVTSSFDPTAHAEVNAIRDACNHLQAFQLSDCEIYTSCEPCPMCLGAIYWARPKAIYYGCSKQDAANAGFDDQFIYDELDIAPAERKIPSTQHMQDQALSIFQTWTNKEDKTEY